The following are encoded together in the Micromonospora lupini genome:
- a CDS encoding ABC transporter ATP-binding protein, producing MTSTTTAPESATTAVALSGVTKVYGRGSNAVLALDGVSLDVAPGEFVCLVGASGCGKSTLLNLVAGLDRPSGGQIGIAGGANPGLMFQEPALFPWLTVDANVEVPLKLRGLPRAERRERVAELLRTVHLAEFGRKRPHELSGGMRQRVALARTLALDTPVLLMDEPFGALDAMTRDILHDELERIWSERQLSVLFVTHNVREAARLADRIILLSSRPGRIIYSTEVDIPRPRRIDSPEVAAIAAEVTERLRTEVGRHGQ from the coding sequence ATGACGTCGACCACGACGGCGCCGGAGAGCGCGACCACCGCGGTCGCGCTCTCCGGCGTGACCAAGGTGTACGGACGAGGGTCGAACGCCGTACTGGCCCTGGACGGGGTCTCCCTGGACGTGGCGCCCGGCGAGTTCGTCTGCCTCGTCGGCGCGTCCGGCTGCGGCAAGAGCACCCTGCTCAACCTGGTCGCCGGCCTGGACCGGCCCAGCGGCGGGCAGATCGGCATCGCCGGCGGCGCCAATCCGGGGCTCATGTTCCAGGAGCCGGCGCTCTTCCCCTGGCTGACTGTGGACGCGAACGTCGAGGTGCCGCTGAAGCTGCGCGGGCTGCCCCGCGCCGAGCGCCGCGAACGGGTGGCCGAGCTGCTGCGCACGGTGCACCTGGCCGAGTTCGGCCGCAAGCGGCCACACGAGCTGTCCGGCGGCATGCGGCAGCGGGTCGCGCTGGCCCGCACCCTGGCCCTGGACACGCCGGTGCTGCTGATGGACGAGCCGTTCGGCGCGCTGGACGCCATGACCCGGGACATCCTGCACGACGAACTGGAACGGATCTGGTCCGAGCGCCAGCTCTCGGTGCTCTTCGTGACGCACAACGTCCGCGAGGCCGCACGCCTGGCCGACCGGATCATCCTGCTCTCCAGCCGCCCCGGCCGGATCATCTACTCCACCGAGGTGGACATCCCCCGGCCACGACGGATCGACTCGCCAGAGGTCGCCGCGATCGCCGCCGAGGTCACCGAACGGCTCCGTACGGAGGTGGGCCGCCATGGCCAGTGA